A stretch of Oxyura jamaicensis isolate SHBP4307 breed ruddy duck chromosome 27, BPBGC_Ojam_1.0, whole genome shotgun sequence DNA encodes these proteins:
- the TMEM106A gene encoding transmembrane protein 106A isoform X3 yields the protein MGGKVSQFWKTSDQKESEGKLILPGQLDAEDEIANYASINGGDSAIPCMPGTGILRRSCVNCPTCQGTGRIPREQEEQLVALIPYGDQRLKPRRTKLYVCLAVTICLLMTSLSIFFLFPRSITVLPAGLNASSIGFDVNTTSIYLNMTNVLNVTNSNFYLVTAVQLDIEILHQSLVVGKTTVKTLLNISPLQSGQMFYMVASIISDDNTYNICTWTKVRVHNVLLHIQGTLTCTYLCHSEQVAFEDYQYVDCRGNATLPHPLYRRPP from the exons CTGGGCAACTGGATGCTGAAGATGAAATTGCCAATTACGCGAGCATCAACGGAGGAGATTCTGCTATACCCTGCATGCCTGGTACAGGCATCTTACGTCGAAGCTGTGTCAATTGCCCAACATGCCAGGGAACAGGAAGGATCCCCAGGG AGCAAGAGGAGCAGCTGGTGGCACTGATTCCATATGGTGACCAGAGGCTGAAGCCCAGACGAAC GAAACTCTACGTATGTCTTGCTGTGACAATCTGCCTGCTGATGACATCTCTCAGCATCTTCTTCCTGTTTCCTCGCTCCATTactgtgctgcctgcagggttGAATGCCTCCTCCATTGGTTTTGATGTCAATACCACCAGTATATACCTCAACATGACA aATGTGCTGAACGTAACTAACAGCAACTTCTACCTGGTCACTGCTGTGCAACTAGACATTGAGATTTTGCACCAATCCCTGGTAGTAGGGAAGACCACTGTGAAAACTCTGCTGAACATCAGCCCTTTGCAGAGCGGCCAG ATGTTTTATATGGTGGCCAGCATCATATCGGATGACAACACTTA TAACATTTGCACCTGGACAAAAGTCAGAGTTCACAATGTTCTGCTGCATATACA GGGTACACTGACCTGCACGTACCTGTGTCACTCGGagcaggtggcttttgaagactACCAGTATGTGGACTGCCGGGGGAACGCGACGTTACCTCACCCACTGTACCGCCGCCCACCATGA